From Clostridiisalibacter paucivorans DSM 22131, the proteins below share one genomic window:
- the secE gene encoding preprotein translocase subunit SecE — MAAQAGANKGVFNRLGGFFRGVRSEIKKVSWPNKKDLINHTIVVLVTCALMGLLIWVLDTVYQGLLSVIVG, encoded by the coding sequence ATGGCGGCTCAAGCAGGAGCGAATAAAGGAGTTTTTAACAGATTAGGAGGCTTTTTTCGAGGAGTAAGATCTGAAATCAAAAAAGTTAGTTGGCCTAATAAAAAAGACTTGATAAACCACACAATAGTGGTTTTGGTTACATGCGCTTTAATGGGCTTGTTAATTTGGGTTCTAGATACTGTTTACCAAGGACTGTTATCGGTTATAGTAGGTTAA